A portion of the Micromonospora vinacea genome contains these proteins:
- a CDS encoding ABC transporter ATP-binding protein — translation MSVPKQADPPPEEEPELTRWRGTATDPEADRSRAEDTSPEAVARLRRLSRTLLGDLLRPHRRRLAAAVGLLLAQNGAAMAGPYLVMIGIDRAIPPLRAGDAGPLITVAGAFAVASVTEYAARRGFLTLSARIGQAVLLDLRQRVFGHFLRLSVGFHERYTSGRMVSRLTSDLDSIAELVDGGIDSLVLAGLSILSVAAILLWLDLPLAAVTLFAFPFLFWLSRWFARSSASAYRRTRDAVALVIVHFVESMRGIRAVQAFRREPRNQRIFMALGDDYRRTSLHAFRLIATYSPAIKLIGNVTVAVVLCYGGWRVLGGQTEVGVLAAFLLYLRRFFEPMQELSQFYNSLQSATAALEKLAGVLDERPAVAEPARPTPLPTGPGRGELIFRAVSFGYRADTPILCGLELTVPAGQTVALIGPTGAGKSTIAKLVARFHDPDTGTVRLDGVDLRDVRDADLRRAVVLVTQENHLFSGTVAENIRFGRPGADDAAVQAAARAIGAHDFIAALPEGYATQVHRRGGRLSAGQRQLVAFARAFLADPTVLILDEATSSLDVPTERLVQRALGTILRDRTALVIAHRLSTVETADRVLVLDGGTVVEDGPPAVLAEADGRYAALHRQWRDSLI, via the coding sequence GTGAGCGTGCCGAAGCAGGCCGACCCGCCGCCCGAGGAGGAGCCCGAGCTCACCCGCTGGCGGGGCACCGCCACCGACCCGGAGGCCGACCGCAGTCGAGCCGAGGACACCAGCCCCGAGGCGGTGGCCCGGCTCCGCCGGCTCAGCCGGACCCTGCTCGGCGACCTGCTCCGACCGCACCGGAGGCGACTCGCCGCGGCGGTCGGCCTGCTGCTGGCCCAGAACGGCGCCGCGATGGCCGGCCCGTACCTGGTCATGATCGGCATCGACCGGGCCATCCCGCCGTTGCGCGCCGGCGACGCCGGCCCGCTGATCACCGTCGCCGGGGCGTTCGCGGTGGCCTCGGTGACCGAGTACGCGGCCCGCCGCGGCTTCCTCACCCTCTCCGCCCGGATCGGCCAGGCCGTGCTGCTCGACCTGCGGCAGCGGGTGTTCGGGCACTTCCTGCGGCTGTCGGTGGGCTTCCACGAGCGGTACACGTCCGGCCGGATGGTCTCCCGGCTCACCAGCGACCTGGACTCGATCGCCGAGCTGGTCGACGGTGGGATCGACAGCCTGGTGCTGGCCGGCCTCTCGATCCTGTCGGTGGCCGCCATCCTGCTCTGGTTGGACCTGCCGCTGGCGGCCGTGACGCTGTTCGCCTTCCCGTTCCTGTTCTGGCTCTCCCGCTGGTTCGCCCGGTCGTCGGCCAGCGCGTACCGGCGGACCCGGGACGCTGTCGCGCTGGTCATCGTGCACTTCGTCGAGTCGATGCGGGGCATCCGGGCGGTGCAGGCGTTCCGCCGGGAGCCCCGCAACCAACGGATCTTCATGGCGCTCGGCGACGACTACCGACGGACCAGCCTGCACGCGTTCCGGCTGATCGCCACGTACTCGCCCGCGATCAAGCTGATCGGGAACGTCACAGTGGCGGTGGTGCTCTGCTACGGCGGTTGGCGGGTGCTCGGCGGGCAGACCGAGGTCGGCGTGCTCGCCGCGTTCCTGCTCTACCTGCGCCGCTTCTTCGAGCCGATGCAGGAGCTGAGCCAGTTCTACAACTCGTTGCAGTCGGCCACCGCCGCGCTGGAGAAGCTGGCCGGGGTGCTCGACGAACGACCGGCCGTCGCCGAACCGGCCCGGCCCACGCCGCTGCCGACCGGGCCCGGCCGGGGTGAGCTGATCTTCCGGGCGGTCAGCTTCGGCTACCGGGCCGACACCCCGATCCTCTGCGGGCTGGAGCTGACAGTGCCGGCCGGGCAGACAGTGGCGCTGATCGGGCCCACCGGGGCGGGCAAGTCGACGATCGCCAAGCTGGTCGCCCGGTTCCACGACCCCGACACCGGCACGGTCCGGTTGGACGGGGTCGACCTGCGCGACGTACGCGACGCCGACCTGCGCCGCGCCGTGGTGCTGGTGACGCAGGAGAACCACCTGTTCAGCGGGACCGTCGCGGAGAACATCCGGTTCGGTCGCCCGGGGGCCGACGACGCCGCCGTCCAGGCCGCCGCGCGGGCGATCGGCGCGCACGACTTCATCGCCGCACTACCCGAGGGGTACGCCACCCAGGTGCACCGACGCGGCGGCCGGCTCTCCGCCGGGCAACGCCAGCTGGTCGCGTTCGCCCGCGCGTTCCTGGCCGACCCGACAGTGCTCATCCTGGACGAGGCGACGTCGTCGCTGGACGTGCCGACCGAACGTCTCGTACAGCGGGCACTCGGCACCATCCTGCGCGACCGCACGGCGCTGGTGATCGCCCACCGATTATCCACAGTGGAGACCGCCGACCGGGTGCTCGTCCTCGACGGCGGAACTGTCGTCGAGGACGGCCCACCCGCCGTGCTGGCCGAGGCCGACGGCCGGTACGCCGCACTGCACCGCCAGTGGCGCGACTCGTTGATCTAG